CCAGGCCGCGAGGGCGGCGGCGCGCGAGGCGGAGTCCACGGACCGGTGGCGGATTCCGGAGGGCTACCGCTTCCATGAGGTGCGGGGACTGGGTTCGGAAGCGGTGGAGAAGCTGACCGCGCATCGGCCCGGGACGGTGGGACAGGCTCGCCGGATTCCGGGGCTGACGCCCGCCGCGGTGTCGCTGCTGCTGGTGGCGCTCAAGCGCGGAACAGAGGCGCCCGCAGTCTGCTCGCAGTCCGAGGATTGATCAAATAAGGGGCTGTGGACAAGGTGTGGGAAACTTTAGGGCTTCCCGTCTCCTGAATGATTCCAGTGGGTTGCAGGTAGGTTTGACGCGGAGGGCTTGTGGATAACGCGCGGTTCGAGGATCAGCTCGCGGCGGGGTGCCGGGCGCTGGGAGTGACGGTGGCGGCGGACCTGGGGCCGCGGCTCCAGCGGTTGATGAGCGAGCTGCTCAAGTGGAACGCGAAGGTGAACCTCACGGCGATTACGGCGCCGGAGGAGGTGCTGGAGAAGCACTTCCTGGATTCGCTCGCGGTGTTGCCGGAGGTGACGGGCGCGGCGACGTTGTTGGACTTGGGCGCGGGCGCGGGCTTCCCGGGTCTGCCATTGAAGCTCGCGCTGCCCGCGCTGGGCGTCACGCTGGTGGACACGGTGGGCAAGAAGGTCGCGTTCATCAAGGCCGCGGCGGCGAGCCTGGGCATGCAAGGTGTTCGCGGTCTGCACGCGCGCGCGGAAGGCCAGCCGGAGACGGAAGGGATTCCGCGCGCCGAGGTGCTGATTGCGCGCGCGTTCATGGACCTGCCGGATTGGCTCGCGCTGGCGCCCGCGTATGTGGAGCCGGGCGGGCGCGTGGTGGCGATGCTCGGCAAGGCGCAGACGGACGCGGAGCTGGCGGCGCGCGCGGCGGAGCGGCAACTGCGCGTCGTGTCCGCGCGGGCGTACCGGCTGCCGTTCTCCGGTGCCGAGCGCCAGGTGGCGGTGTTCGCCAAGGAGTAGGGGAGGGGCGTGCCGCCGTGCGCGCCGGCCCGTGGGTGATTCCGGGCGGTGTGACACGGCGGTGTTTCATCCCGGGAATGCACGAGGCTGCCGAGTGACTTCGGCGGCGCGCATCCCACCGGGAGGGGAGGGTGGCGCGAGCCAGGGGCCTCGTTAGGTTTCACGGCGGAGGTGCCACGCATGCAGCCGCTTCCGACGGACCGTCCTCACGTCTGGTTGTTCGAGCGCAACGCTCACGCCGTGACGTTGAAGGCCTCGCGCTCCGGCTTCGAGCGCCAGTGGGGCCCGCCACATCGCGTGGTGACTCGGGATGACGGCCGCTTCCAGGAGGCGCACTGGGGTTGGCGCAGTGAGTGTGGGCTCGAGTTGGTGGTCGTCTCGATGCGAGAGGCCGACCGGTTCCTCGTCTTCATCGAACCCCTGGAAGTCGACCACGCCCTGGCCCACCTGGGGTTGAAGGACGAGGTCGTGGAATGGAGAGCCGACGCCGGGGTTCCGCTCCCGCGTGAAGGCTGGGTGCTCACGCGCATGGATGAGACGGGCAATCGCTACGACGTCGCGCAGTCGCCCGAGCGCGCGCACGTGGCGTGCTTCGCGCGCATCCTCGAAGAGCGTGCACACAAGCAGTCGTACTACGTCGAGTTCCGCGGCACGCCGCCCCATGAGGACGCCGCGCGGAAGGACTGGGCTGTCATCCGTCAGGATGAGTACGAGACGTACTTCGTGGAGCCCGTGGCTCCGCATCCGTGAGTCCTGTTCGAGTGTGCGGGGTGGGCGTGTCGAACTGGATGCGCCCAACTCATGCCCCGCGTTGGCGTTGAATCGTCGATGTCGATTGGATCAGCAGGCGCTTGCTCACAACGACGCGGGCGCATCATTCGTGCGTCCAGGGTGGCAGCGAGCGTTGCTGTATCGCGACAGGCTCCTCCACCGGGAACCCCAGTCAGAGCAGGCTCCGTATGTACCGTCACTCGTGCGAGGACGTGTACGCCAACGAGCTGCCATCGGCCTCCCACGTTCTGGCGCAGTTGTCGGCTTGGGTTCGCGACGCCGCCGCCGTGCGCCCTCACAAGGAGCTCGGTATGCGTTCGCGACAAGAGCACCGCGCGCTCTCCCAGTGCGGAGCAACTCCATGACCCGGAAGGACATCCTCGAGGCAGTGAAGCGCTTCGTCGGAGTTCTCGACGAGCAGAGTCACATTGAGGACCGCGAGGGAGCGCTGCGTGCTGCCCTGGACCGGCTCGCGCTGGCCTACCATTTTGCCGCCGTCCCATTCGACCAGACGAAGCATCCGGACGCGCCTCGTGCCGACTACTGGTCCCTGCGAGAGTGCATCGCGCCACTCTTTCCCGCCCTCGGCCTGTACAACGAGGCGTTGCACATCGTGGACAAGGTGGGGGAGTCCGAGCTCAGCATCGGCGACGCCATCGACGACCTCACGGACA
This genomic window from Myxococcus virescens contains:
- a CDS encoding DUF5063 domain-containing protein, producing the protein MTRKDILEAVKRFVGVLDEQSHIEDREGALRAALDRLALAYHFAAVPFDQTKHPDAPRADYWSLRECIAPLFPALGLYNEALHIVDKVGESELSIGDAIDDLTDIAMDLHSVLFRWENTSEEDALWHFRFGFETHWGLHLRSLQLYLHQRAF
- the rsmG gene encoding 16S rRNA (guanine(527)-N(7))-methyltransferase RsmG, which produces MDNARFEDQLAAGCRALGVTVAADLGPRLQRLMSELLKWNAKVNLTAITAPEEVLEKHFLDSLAVLPEVTGAATLLDLGAGAGFPGLPLKLALPALGVTLVDTVGKKVAFIKAAAASLGMQGVRGLHARAEGQPETEGIPRAEVLIARAFMDLPDWLALAPAYVEPGGRVVAMLGKAQTDAELAARAAERQLRVVSARAYRLPFSGAERQVAVFAKE